From Pseudomonas hefeiensis, one genomic window encodes:
- the rpsB gene encoding 30S ribosomal protein S2 has translation MSQVNMRDMLKAGVHFGHQTRYWNPKMGKYIFGARNKIHIINLEKTLPMFNEALTFVERLAQGKNKILFVGTKRSAGKIVAEEAARCGSPYVDHRWLGGMLTNFKTIRASIKRLRDLEVQSEDGTFAKLTKKEALMRTRDLEKLDRSLGGIKDMGGLPDALFVIDVDHERIAITEANKLGIPVIGVVDTNSSPEGVDYIIPGNDDAIRAIQLYMGSMADAVIRGRNNVNGGTEVFAEEAPAAAAE, from the coding sequence ATGTCCCAAGTCAACATGCGCGATATGCTGAAGGCCGGTGTGCACTTCGGTCACCAGACCCGTTACTGGAACCCGAAAATGGGTAAGTACATTTTCGGCGCGCGTAACAAGATCCACATCATCAACCTTGAAAAAACCCTGCCAATGTTCAACGAGGCACTGACCTTCGTAGAGCGCCTGGCCCAGGGCAAAAACAAGATTCTGTTCGTCGGCACCAAGCGTTCCGCTGGCAAGATCGTTGCTGAAGAAGCAGCACGTTGCGGTTCGCCGTACGTCGATCACCGCTGGTTGGGCGGCATGCTGACCAACTTCAAGACCATTCGCGCTTCCATCAAGCGTCTGCGTGACCTTGAAGTTCAGTCCGAAGACGGTACTTTCGCCAAGCTGACCAAGAAAGAAGCGCTGATGCGCACCCGCGATCTTGAGAAGCTGGACCGCTCCCTGGGCGGTATCAAGGACATGGGCGGTCTGCCTGACGCACTGTTCGTGATCGACGTTGACCACGAGCGCATCGCGATCACCGAAGCCAACAAGCTGGGTATCCCGGTCATCGGCGTTGTCGATACCAACAGCAGCCCGGAAGGCGTTGACTACATCATCCCAGGCAACGATGACGCCATTCGCGCCATCCAGCTGTACATGGGTTCGATGGCTGACGCTGTCATCCGTGGTCGCAACAACGTGAATGGCGGCACCGAAGTCTTCGCTGAAGAAGCTCCGGCAGCAGCCGCTGAGTAA